Sequence from the Helianthus annuus cultivar XRQ/B chromosome 13, HanXRQr2.0-SUNRISE, whole genome shotgun sequence genome:
taaaaggagtttgccatctgttgaaggatatcccaggcctaacaacattgaagaatacttgaaagttaaggctcaacaagcagaggatatctccaaAAGAAATTCACAAGgaaaatctgacaaagaaattcaAAGGCATTATCAAtttctgctcacacaagtcagatctTTGGAGCAGATTGCaaaaaaatgtatgtcagcaaatatCAGAAAAGGCAGATGaatccttgagaaaagactatattgaaaacatcatggcttacaagaaatacaagggagaaaaatacatgtacaaagaatggaccattcctgagcttgaaggtGAAGCAGCTAGGATTCAAGACATGATTAAGAACAAGGTAAAACATACTCCACCTGATTGGGCAAAATACAAGAAGAATGTACCTAATAAGGTACtggagctgaagagaatgaaagaggaaatGATCACTGCTGATTTTGGGTCAAGAAACCAAGTGTTGAGGTGGAATGAAGACAaagtcagggccacctacaaaaggttggaggaattaagaaagaaaaatccaaaaattccacaaaaagctaactatcctgaagcagaggtttcaacaagaccaccaaagctgcaagtcagGAAATCCACTGCTCCACATGCTGCTATCCACTATCAAAGAagaagacaaaagcagatggatgcAGAAACACCAGAGGATCAAGCAGCTGGTGATGAAGTTTTAAAAATGGTCCTCAAACAAATGATGGCTGATATTCCTGAACTTGCTAAAGCTCAAAGCACTGCTAAGTCAGTCATCACCAGGCCATCATCTCCAAATTCCTCATCTAATAAagatctcccaagaaacccaccagactcaaaagtactaaagtggaaaactgacaaacagacccatgtaCTGACTGTGATCAAGtttagtggagaagtgaagaaaatatcaagggaacaagcactaggcctgagtgttgaagatctacaggatctccttgatcttccactgtgtagggatgaagatgacacagatgccttagactttgagttacaactcaatgggcaaataagggaactgttgatgaggcaataaagttccacaataatgaagagttttggcattatctgttccagggggagattattgggattgaaccctatcataggaacagataattaaagccaaaactggatcagagcagtgggtCCAAAATAAGCAGAAGTTATGTTTAcattctctccccttgaaagtggtttcaacatctgacGACCTCCATCCACGGATCCTTTACAACATCTGCTAATTACAACTACTGACCAAGTTAAAGGttgatgaagactaaagccctgttgatcaatctactgctatgggtcaagcactgctgaagttatcaagtactgctggagtcacaacagtggaaggataaaACAGTAGTTTAGCCTTTCTTATGTAATGTATTGAAAACAGTAGATAGaatagcagtgtttgtattagatcagttattagagtttgttaggaggttagatgtcactttcatggtgacgtcagcaaagatgccacagtggtttgggtgtgcctataaatagaacagtaccctgtactgttctattagctcttcatcACTTTTCTTCATGTACGAACAaacactgtgagctcaggctgagagGGAGTTTGTTACATGGATGCATTGTAATcgtagttgaaataaattcaatcattcggttctatgtGAAAATGTGTGTGAAAAGCAATtatcctgtttgattgtgtgcaaagtttattttccatttatattccgctgcattacttgttcatctttcatcttaattcaaacgtaaaacacaatcaatccaaactcagatcctaaaaatcgttaactgttcaggctaatctcatccagcgctccctttaatccaaGGCAGTGTTTATTAAGTTAAatgctatctgtgagtatactcgatccctttttgctttacgcacttttgggtgttacatacgttacttattctaaaccacaatcgacacacaacgcaaagattatttatacgctaactgatattgcatgctacgtgttattcaatgaatgcttgtatgttatgttaacatagtgattgttgcctgacaccttagcaacgatagtactatagtttggactcagcacctgccatggacaagggttgttaagggctttacttcatgtgtcccagtggggatatgtgttacgtattctacaactcgcagtcacgtctgtgcatatttctctatcgataacctacttgccttcactttatacatgttacatgctggttatgcgtaaactatttcgaactatattatgctatatcaaacttgtatgctcacatttacactttgtgtattgacctctactttaacgtatgtgacaggtgtttaggatgctatctgctaggatgcttgctatgtggAATCAAGTTAGGAAGGGTCTAGAAACGAACGAAcaatttatttaaatctgagttgtcgaaacaatttACTGTCTTGAGATTCTTATTTCTGTAATAATTATTATACTgagtatgttatggtatgggacttaacgttaaatatttggtaatattagttgttatggatttctcctggacaatctgtttcgctcagtgtcgcgccccgatgattccgccatcggttgcgGTGTGACATAATGCTTGAAGAACCTAATCGAAAACCCATCCGGCCTGGGGCTTTCCCACCATCGCAACACTTGAGGGCAAACTGATCTCATCCAGGGAGAAAGGAGCACTAATGGAAGACGCTTGTTCAGGAGGTACCATAGGGAGACCAAGATTAGCAAAAGAAGGCTAACGTCGCATAGGCTTAgcgaagtgtttacgaaaagccCTCCACACATGGTCTTTAATAGCTTTGGGGTCCGTGATCCAATCATCCCAAATTTTCAGCCCATTTATCCGACTCCGGGCCTTATTAATGTTAACAATCCCATGAAAAAAAGATGAATTTTCATCCCCCAACTTAATCCAATTAAGACGGGCCTTCTGGTGTAAGTCTTTAGCCTTAGCTATTTCGATTTTTCTAATACTCAGTCTGATATTAACACAGAGTTTCTTTTCTTCTGAAGAGAGGTTGTGACCAGCAGCTTTCCTTCCCAACGCTTCAGCGGCCTTATTTAGATCTTCTAAGTTTTTTACTTCCAAAACCCGAATATCGCGTTGCCAAGCTTTAATGTCCTTTTTAACCTCTTTTAGCAAATTCGCAAAAGCAATATCCCTCCTCCCCCAACTTGCAATCTTCCCCACGTTATCAGCAACAATCCTATCGAGTTTCTCTTGACCGATCCAACTGTTGAAGAATTTGAAAGGGCTCGGCCCGAAATCATAATCCACACAAGAAAGGGAGACAGGACAATGGTCTGAAACACCTTTCCTGAGGGCAGCAAGAGACGCAAACGGCCACCGAGACATAAACCCGTCACACACCAAGATACGATCAAGCTTGCTAAGTTTGATTTCCTCATTATCCGAGATGTAAGTGAAGTTACCCCCTGTCATCTGATATTCAAGAAAACCGCATTGGTCAATAAACTCATTAAAACAAGCAGCACTAGCCTGATCAAATCGCGAATTAACCCTCTCTTCCGGCCATCTAACTTCATTGAAATCCCCCAAAGCTACCCATAAACCAGGCTGCTGGCATTTAAGGGAAAGAATCTCATTCCAGAATTTTCTCCTCGTAGCCTGATCGTTGGGAGCATAAACATTGAGAATGTTCATTCTCTCCTAAATTCCCTGAATAGCCCCCGAGGTTAAGACGAATGAAGAACCCACCAGGACTTCCTCAACCGTGAAGACACCTGGATCCCACATCGAAACCACCCCTCCCGACCTACCGATCGCATCGGCCAAGGCCAAATCCAGCTGGCTACTACCCCAAAACCTACGACAAAAATCCTTATCTAAACCAGATTTGTGAGTTTCTTGAATAGCAAGGAAAGAAAACTTCGTTTCTTTTTTGAGAGCACGAATCCAATGTATGTAATCTCATACATAAAATTTCTTGGTCTTTATATCAGTGTTGCAACATATTGAGTCACTGGTCATTCTTGTGAAACCATCATGTTCCACCCATTACAAACACACAATCTTTGTGTATCACGTAAGTAAGAAGCGAAAAAGGTTACTTATATACACTCAAACAAATGTTTAGATTTAATATAAACTAGGATAATACCCCACGGGCGTTGCGCCACGTACGTCACGTTAAAGCGTGCGTGGACGTCACACTAAATCGAGCCGAGTCATTGTGTCACTCAGCTTTTATTTAGCGCGGGTTATAACAAATCTATTGTGTACACATATTAGTAAGAATAACTATTCATGGCATAATATTCTACATATCATCTAGAAGCCGAAAAATGCGGTGCCAGTGATAGTAAACATGCCAAACGACAACTATTTTGTCAAACCTGGTGCCAATGTGGTGCCGATTGTAACAAATCCATTGTGTACACACGTTATTTTGTCAAACCTTTAAAATAACCTtcaaaccaattgtcaaatgacCATAAATCTCACCAATTTAACCAAAACCCTTTTAATCTTTCAACTTCAATAATAGTACATGAACTCATTAAATCgaatttaaaaataaacaaaaaaattagCATACTTTTTGTACAATTATCATTAGAACCCCTCGCTCGAGCCAGGATTGTCATACCACAACCTAACCGTCTCCATTTTGCGAGTATTCGGCCCTTCGCTACTTAACCCAGATGGGTGCAATATATATTCACTCCTGGGCCGGCTGTACTCACTGTTGGCCTAGTCTTATGTGCCCAAGGCGATTTTTCTGAATTTGATCGTCTCTTCGTTGTATTGGGTCGTGTCACTCACAGTGTGAGCTCCCATTATAGAACGACCAGTGTCCTGTCTTGATCCAATTATCAAGAtcagactgtcacacccccaaaatccaccacacggagtatcaccgcttggaggcgtgacatgaccgggatcgagccaccaatcatattgaacaacgtaattaagtaaataaaaccaaccacaatataattggtgaccTAAAGAAGGTAACcgactttaagttaacagcggaagcataaaacataagtctaaaacataagttcatagttcataagtttaaagaccaaaacataagttccataaattcataaagtttatttattaagcaCGGGACATAATAGTCCATATCTCACAACGActtcctccttgtgcaagctccataagcttctaacgacctgtaaggcatgtaacaacgagtcaacaacaaagttgagtgagttcatggttggttgtttagttttaagttgtttccgaaaacatggtttgtctttcgttggcttaattgtcgtgggggttaccccatagttgaaagtatgattaaccagttccttctttattacccaaaccatatccataatcagtgggggcttccccatgtgaactactagaccgtaccatatcgactactaacgaaaataagttgtgccctacatcagtgtctatcatcactgacagtttgccatagtccattagtacacgcccgtccgactggcacggtgtgaggtttgttaaacctaatagtgctattaacgaatgacccgctcgccattggcctcggcgattaagtcgatataaaatgagggacttaatgatagagttttgtctagtaagttttaaggttgttgtcctacccaaggaggacgaacgtacgtattctacccaaggagaacacgcaggattaatattgtcatcctacctatggaggatggcagtacatatcctacccaaggaggatatgtaagttccgttttaattctttaacccaatcccaaccaccgggaatcccatgccttagaaagtgtgtgaactcacctcggtttgctcggttaaattagttactctaataaacgagaatcaagcacgtcctaataaagtacatataacaatcagtttctcatgcataacacgtatcctacgtacggtttatctactcattacttctatcacgtacGACACAATTCTAATGTCAATGTACTTTGTTAAGTtgtattattttaccctaaaataatataactatctcacaaaataagcaagtatccacacaagtgttctaatataagatatatattctaaatatatatatttacccatttttatttacaaaaaccaacctccgacactttgtattttgttaccaaaaattatggcaaagtttatattcgaaacacaagttataaaatatacttgtaacgcttgtttagaaaaatattttctaagtgttggaatttttagaaaatttcgccagagtttcaattgtaaatggaggtgtccatgctcataagcatatcattttcttttccaaaaatcattcaacaatcaataacaagttactaaacaatattacactagtcaagtgcaaaacaatgcactttacataataacatgaacttggtttttagtgaaaacgcgtagtaacttagtggggtgtttagtgggtttagttaccctccaaagtgtgtttatttttgttaaaatcaTACTCTCGGggtttttagatgttcacaactagtgaacttattttacaaaaatatctatttacaatattttcatgtttcaCTAGCATCCATATACTTAGTTTATTTCAAGGATGGTGTAAGTATATGTAAGAATCATACTTTTTCAAAAACCACCTTTTAAACATGGTTTTCTAAAATAACTCATACACAAGTCTTGAGTTTACAAGTTTACTAGTCCACTAGGTTTATTATTTTCTAAGAAAATCACTTTTATTCCCAAGTTCATGCTCTaacaagaagatgattattttatgtacacataatcacctctaacttgttaagtcatgtttttaatcataacttaACAAGCTTCATATGATGATCAAACATCATATTGCTAGTAATCACCAAATAA
This genomic interval carries:
- the LOC110901056 gene encoding uncharacterized protein LOC110901056, translated to MNILNVYAPNDQATRRKFWNEILSLKCQQPGLWVALGDFNEVRWPEERVNSRFDQASAACFNEFIDQCGFLEYQMTGGNFTYISDNEEIKLSKLDRILVCDGFMSRWPFASLAALRKGVSDHCPVSLSCVDYDFGPSPFKFFNSWIGQEKLDRIVADNVGKIASWGRRDIAFANLLKEVKKDIKAWQRDIRVLEVKNLEDLNKAAEALGRKAAGHNLSSEEKKLCVNIRLSIRKIEIAKAKDLHQKARLNWIKLGDENSSFFHGIVNINKARSRINGLKIWDDWITDPKAIKDHVWRAFRKHFAKPMRR